The Lebetimonas natsushimae DNA segment TTTCTTTTTGCTCGTTCATAAGTTTTTCAAAAGTTTCAATATCCACTCTTTTTCCAACTTCCCTTAACATATCCTGGGTTAAATCAAGAGGAAATCCGTATGTATCATAAAGTTTAAATGCAATTTCACCGCTGAATATATCGCCTGTTGTTTTGGCAAGTGCTTCTTTAAATAACTCCATTCCTTTATCAATAGTGGCAAAAAATCTCTCTTCTTCCATTTTCATAGCGTCTTTTACAGCTTCTTTTTTCTCAATCAGATATGGATACTGATGTCCCATTTGATTTACAAGGGTATCAACGATTTTATACATAAAAGGTTCTTTCATTCCGAGCATATAACCGTGTCTTACGCCCCTTCTTAAAATCCTCCTTAAAACGTATCCCCTGCCTTCCCTGTCAAATCTTACACCCTGGGCTAAAAGAAAAGTAACAGCTCTTATATGGTCTGCTATAACCCTGTGAGATGCCCCTCTTTTATCTGTAAAATATTCTTTTCCAGTAATTTCTACAACCCTGTTTATTAAGGGTTTAAAAATAGAAGTTTCATAGTTGCTTGTAACCCCTTCTTTAATGGCAGTTATTCTCTCAAGCCCCATTCCTGTATCGATACTTGGTTTTGGAAGCGGCGTTAAATTTCCTTTTTCATCTCTATTATACTGCATAAAAACCAAATTCCAGATTTCAAGAAATCTGTCCCCTTCTCCTCCTAAATAATCTTCGGGTGAATTAAACTTATCGGCTCCCTGGTCGTAATGTATCTCGCTGCATGGCCCGCATGGACCTGTATCTCCCATTTGCCAGAAATTGTCCTTATCCCCCATTTTTACAATTCTATCTTTACTAACATACTTTTCCCAAATTTTCCCGGCCTCATCATCGCTTTCGTGGATTGTAATCCAGAGTCTGTCCTTATCAAGTTTAAGAACTTCTGTCACAAATTCCCATGCATATGCAATTGCCTCTTCTTTAAAATAATCCCCGAAAGAAAAGTTTCCAAGCATTTCAAAAAGCGTATGGTGACGGTTTGTATATCCTACATTTTCCAAGTCATTGTGTTTTCCGCCGGCCCTCATACAAAGCTGGCTTGAACAAGCCCTAGGAGGCTCAGGGGCTGGTTTTTCCCCGGTAAAAATAGGTTTAAACTGAACCATTCCCGCATTTGTAAAGAGCAAACTCGGATCATCCGGCACAAGCGGGGATGACGGATAAACCTTATGTCCCTTTTTTTCAAAAAAATCTAAAAATTCTTTTCTTATATCCATTAATGGCCTTTTTTGATAAAATTTTAACTAAAAAAAACAAAAAATGGAAAAATATTTTTAAATTAAAAATTTAAAGTGAAAAACAACAAATGTATGAAAAAGAATTAAATATTTTAAAGAAAAAAAACCGACTCCGTAAAAGGAATCTTTATCCTGACAATATAACAGATTTGGCAAGTAACGATTATCTGGGACTTGCAGAAAATAAAAAAATTTTAGATAAAGCCTGCTCTAAAGCTAAAGAATTTAAATCACACTCAGCAAAAGCATCGATGCTTGTAAACGGCTACCATAGGGCACATAGACTACTTGAAGACAAATTAAAAAATCTTAATAATTTTGAAGAGGCTTTAATTCTTGGCAGCGGATTTTTAGCAAATATGGCTTTGTTTGAACTTGGCAGAAAAGGTGATATTTTTTATGTGGATGAAGAATACCACGCAAGCGGAATAATCGGAAGCAAACTAACTGGTGCCGAAGTTAAATTTTTTAAACATAATGATTTTGAAAACTTAAAAAAAATCTCAGTTGATTATAAAAAGTACAATAGAGTTTTTACAGTGGTTGAGGGGATTTACTCTATGATGGGAGATAAGGTAAAAAAAGAAATAACAGATTACGCCCAGGAAATAGGACACCTGATAATAGACGAAGCCCACAGTGTAGGTGTAATTGGAAATAATTTAATGGGAATTACTGATGAATATAATTTAAATCCGAACAAAACCATAAAAATGGGAACTTTAGGAAAAGCACTTGGAAGTTACGGGGCTTATATTTTGGCAAAAAAAGAAGTAATTGAATTTTTACTTAATAAGGCAAGAAGTGTAATTTATACAACCGCCTTAAGCCCTGTCGATTCACTGATTGCATATTACGGTTTGGAAGAAATTGAAAATAACCTGAATTTGTTTAAAGAAAAAATCAAAAAAAGAAAAGAACTTTTTAACACTGATTCGCTTATAAAAATAATTCCTGCAAAAGACAATGAAACACTGCTTCAAAAACAAAAAGAACTTTTAGAAAAAAATATTTTAATTGGCGCTATTCGCCCCCCAACAGTTAAGAATCCAATTTACAGGGTTATTTTAAGAGCGAATGTAAATCTTGATATAATTTCTAAAACTTTAAATTTTTTAGGAGATAAATGATAAAAAAGATTTTTACCTTTTTTTTAATGATTTTAAGCTTAATTATTTTAGCTGGAATTGGATATTTATTTTATTTATATAATGATACAAGGTTTGTAGCTTCAAAAATCATTTATTACAATCCTCCAATTTCAGCCAGATTTTATGACAGAAACGGCAAACTTATTGATGTGAGATTTTCAAAACAAAACCGTTTCTATGTAAAATATAAAGATATACCGGGAAGAGTGATAGAAACTTTAATCGCCACAGAAGACACTTCTTTTTTCGAACATGAAGGGATAAACATAAATGCCATTTTAAGGGCACTCATAAAAGATATAAAAGCAGGGAAAAAAGTTGAAGGAGCCTCCACAATAACACAGCAGTTAGTCAGGAATATTTATTTAAACAGAAAAAAAACACTAAAAAGAAAATTAAAAGAAATTATCATTTCCATGAAAGTAGAACATATTTTAACC contains these protein-coding regions:
- a CDS encoding aminotransferase class I/II-fold pyridoxal phosphate-dependent enzyme, whose product is MYEKELNILKKKNRLRKRNLYPDNITDLASNDYLGLAENKKILDKACSKAKEFKSHSAKASMLVNGYHRAHRLLEDKLKNLNNFEEALILGSGFLANMALFELGRKGDIFYVDEEYHASGIIGSKLTGAEVKFFKHNDFENLKKISVDYKKYNRVFTVVEGIYSMMGDKVKKEITDYAQEIGHLIIDEAHSVGVIGNNLMGITDEYNLNPNKTIKMGTLGKALGSYGAYILAKKEVIEFLLNKARSVIYTTALSPVDSLIAYYGLEEIENNLNLFKEKIKKRKELFNTDSLIKIIPAKDNETLLQKQKELLEKNILIGAIRPPTVKNPIYRVILRANVNLDIISKTLNFLGDK